Proteins from a genomic interval of Thamnophis elegans isolate rThaEle1 chromosome 2, rThaEle1.pri, whole genome shotgun sequence:
- the LOC116504890 gene encoding allergin-1-like — MIERVGFLYLLLTLGVRNTKEYGGDKKGNRTNPESSQNASSCSKDIKIYSPTPEITIGANVTVVCYWETDHCLPINYTLFLNKGRVQGPVLQSTKEQKVLFNTTIHSNSQLGPYKCKAGYMREEAYGPGFNFTLKATKKNLALFIVLPLILLLLLIAAVVTIRLLIFPWCKARKLKSADICTAYNETDYETADYCNLKMKTKTDDRNVNDYEDSTITYAEVICK, encoded by the exons ATGATTGAAAGAGTAGGGTTTCTGTATCTCTTGTTAACATTGG GGGTGCGCAATACCAAGGAATATGGTGGTGATAAGAAAGGTAATAGAACTAACCCTG AATCATCTCAGAATGCTTCCTCTTGCTCAAAGGATATCAAAATCTACAGTCCCACACCAGAAATTACCATTGGAGCAAACGTGACAGTGGTGTGCTACTGGGAGACAGACCATTGTCTGCCAATTAATTACACcttatttttaaacaaaggaaGAGTGCAAGGTCCTGTACTACAGAGCACGAAGGAACAAAAAGTTTTATTTAACACCACAATCCATTCCAACAGTCAACTGGGTCCGTATAAGTGCAAAGCTGGCTACATGCGTGAGGAAGCATATGGCCCAGGTTTCAATTTTACATTAAAAG caaCAAAAAAGAATCTAGCTCTTTTCATTGTGCTTCCTCTCATTCTCCTGCTGCTATTGATTGCAGCAGTTGTCACAATTCGACTATTGATCTTTCCTTGGTGTAAGGCAA ggAAACTCAAATCAGCTGATATTTGCACTGCATATAATGAGACTG ATTATGAAACTGCTGACTATTGCAATTTGAAAATGAAAACCAAGACAGATGACAGAAACG TGAATGACTATGAAGACAGTACCATAACCTATGCAGAAGTCATCTGTAAATGA